The genomic interval tagcgagctccCTCAATAcgacgaagttgacgccgaacctcgttaaacgctGCCCGGGCCCGgtctgtcttggctgtgtagtcagggaaaacggagatggtcaaatccctcgtTTTAATctgctggagctctctcgcacggcgtaaaatatcaacacagtcactgtgatagtggaatctgcacacaatagctcgtggtcgttcaccaggcttgggcttcgtcTGAAGGGTCcagtgggaccggtccaaaaccggctccttctccagaccaaacgcctcctttaacaaggccgctacagcagcagttgtacaggtgtcggcgccctctggaactccgactatcctaacgttattgcgccatGACCTCAACTCCAAATCCTCAcgtttattctctaattgagtcacggtcgcagtgagggactcgatagtagtcttcatatgaactatgtcatcggtgcaaccggagatcGCGTGctgcatttccccaacagtacctttcagtgttgatatggtagcctcggtagcgactttatcaccagcctgctgtgttttcacggcctgcaggtcaagctggatagtagacagcgcatccCTGAACATCGCCTgaaactcctttttaaaaatatcggcaatgtccttcctcagtgaagccagcaactcaagcctgagtgcggcgaagtcagggtcactgctcggggacgcggattcaggggagaaggggactcgctcaTGGAGCGCACACTAggtctcagtcgtgtctgaatgctaccacgggttttcgtgttctttccagacatcttaacgtgccacaaagttaaaagtgcaaataagGAAACGAAGTagaataaatcaaaatatattatatgaccaaaaagcgctaattaattacaattttaatcgaaatcagcaggagacTCCAAgttcgcgtcctactccatcgaacacCGAATTCGAATTCTGCCCTCAATTTTTTAAACcgtaccctcagatttgtaatccgtgccctcaaTTTTTTAATCCGTACCCTCAGTGGTGTAAACCGTGCACCGCgttaaagttgggtttatatgGGATATTCGCTgtacattcgagcttctctcttctatttctcaaaaaaaaaaaaccacacaaaaaggacataatgtgtattgtcttaataatgtgtattgagtggacatagaaccaatacaactgaatatatttttaaattttctcccGTTAAAGCCCGCGGAAGCGGGTTTTGGGAAACGCAGGTCATCAGCGCCTTATAGTAATGgtcagtaagggaccgtctaaaaagtgcatgtgCAACTGTATAAGATTCTACTAAGTTTATAGTCGTCTACTTAACAGGATATCTAACTTATTGCAGTGTTAGGATACAGTATGGATAAAGActtttttatagcatatatattattaatgatatacctttttattacacatataaatttattgtgccatataaaaatcttatactttttagacggtcccttactgactccattactataaGGCACTGATGACCTGCGTTTCCCTGGATTTCACGGgagaaaatccatccatccatcttctataccatttatccttttcagggtcacggggaacctggagcctatcccaggaagcatcgggcacaaggttacagcagggtacaccctggacagggtgccaatccatcgcagggcacaatcacataaacactcacacatacactacggacactttagacatgccaaccagcctaccatgcatgtctttggacttggggaggaaaacggagtacccggaggaaacccccgtagcacggggagaacatgcaaactccgcacacacagggccacagtcgaacccctgaccctggaggtgtgaggcgaatgtgctaaacactaaggaagaaaatttaaaaatatattcagttgtattggttctatgtccactcaatacacattattaagacaatacacattatgtcctttttgtgtgtttatttcttgagaaatagaagagagaagctcgaatgtacagcgaatgtcccatataaacccaactttaatGCACTGTGCgcggtttacaaaactgaggatacggattgcaaaactgagggtacggtttacaaaaccgagggtacgaattacacatggctgtattttttttcttacctgacactaggggggctCCGTAGTAAGGAGCTCATTGCTGGAAATTCCTGCATGTTTCTGTTGTACTGAAGGCTCCACACTAAACCCTATAGGAATATCCTGCAGAGTTTGTCAATGTGTCCTGCAGGATTTCATCATTCCTGCAGGATACCAGCAAACATACCGcagaaaaatttaaatgttgtagaattcagagttttttttgtaaggGTCAGTAGTTAATCATCAATCTTGATAAAAGCACATGAGACCTCTTGGACTCAGATTCCAGTCAGACCTATACATAATCTGTCATTGGTTTTTGACCATGGTTTCGTTTGTAGATTTGGATTATTAATAATCGGCTCACGCTTTCATCCATCTTCCTCCACCTCATAGCAATTTCACTACATTTCATAAAAATGAAGACATAAGAAAAGTACAAACTCGAACCTTTCCCTTAACTCTGACTCAATTTATAGAAAGTGAGTTGTGTTTAAAGATATGACGTTGTGAGGACTTCTTAActgtgaagatttttttttttcaagtatcATTTTAACTCAAGTATCATTTTTAGTAGCTGCTTCCAGTTTTAATTAATTGAGCAGGATTGAACTTGCTTTTAACAGGGGGCTCGGTCTCTAGAGAAGTGAGTGCATACGCAGGGGGAGGAATCAACATCAAGTGCAGATATGAGGATGAATATAAAGACAAACCCAAATCTTTCTGTAAGATGGGATCACATCAGTGGAGTTTTAATcgaataacaacaaaactacACAGTGAATGGTCACATGATGGCAGATTCTCAATTCAGGACAACAGAAGTGCAGGattcttcagtgtgtttatcaGAAGAAACATcagatttatatgtaaatttactgtATAACTGTCTATGTGTTGTTACTCAGAGCTaggacacatatacacatataaactgatctgattggttgtgaTTTGCAGATCTGTCCTATGAGAAGTCCATCAGTAAGACTGTCCATGTAGGAGGAGATTTGAATATCAGCTGTAAATACCCACAATCCCTCAGGAGTGACCCCAAGTTTCTCTGCAAGACGAGTCTGCTAGATTCTGCTTGTTCTTATAAAGAATCTGTTAAAGAAAgtagaaaatatgtaaatgaggggAAATTCTCCCTGTATGATGACAGAGAAACACAAATGTTGACTGTGAGTATTAGAAATGTAACTGAGCAGGACTCTGGTGAATACTGGTGTGGAGCTGAAGCAGCCTGGACATCTGATCATGGATACAAGGTTTATTTCACACAGATCGACCTGACAGTTACTGGTGAGTTTGTAGAGACATGGAGACACTGCATTAACTATCCTGACTAGACTAATTAGACTAATCTAACTAAAGTTTTCACTGCTTTAGACCCATTTGTCCCAGTTTCAACCTCGAAACCAACacaaccttcatcatcaccatcatcttcttcttcatctgagTCTGCTCCAGCTTCTCCTCCAGCAGGTGATTCTGCTCAGATCCTCATCACCCCCAGAGTCTAACTACATGACTTTGATGAATCTGATCCCTTATGAATGATCAGCATGTAGGTTAAAGTGACTGTATGTTTGTTTCTCTTCCAGGATTTCCAGTTTCCATTGTGATCACTGTGTCTGTaattctgctgctgcttctgattgCAATCTCATTCCTCTTTGTGATTctacaaaaaacacacaagaatCAAGGtacccaaacacaaacacaacacattatCAGTGTGTAACAGGTTTAATTTGGTGTGACGGGTTGATGATCGGTGgtacagcaggtagtgttgctgtctcacagctccagtgtccAGAATTCAGTACTGAGCTTGGgttcctgttttacatttacatttacatttattcatttagcagatgcttttatccaaagcgacttacaaatgaggaaatacaagcaaagcgatatatcgagcagagaacaatacaagtagtgttaccatacaagatccattagttgagttctagaagaagcaaagtgcacagagtagaggtgtaagtgcaaatttttttttttaatttttttttgttatgagttggttaggtgttcacggaagaggtgggtctttagctgttttttgaagatggtgagagattctgtggtctggtttgaggttggaagttcattccaccactgaggaacagttagtttgaaggttctggaaagggaccttgagtcGGTCACTAATCgctcgcagattgcgtgagggaacgtaagccttcaggagagagttgaggtaggagggtgctgttccagacaagatcttgtaggtgagcatcaaggccttgacaggaggatctgatggttcacagtgtcgaaagcagcagagaggtcaagtaggatgaggactgatgatttagaggttgctcttgctagtcgtaagacTAGCTAGTTTTGCATATctcacctcacaaaaacatgctggtaggtggatgtGTAATGGACTAATGTAAAGCATTTACTGGAAATGAATTCATGACTGATTccaaaactaaattaaatctaaatctaaaaataaCAGTGTTTATAACATTTACTGATTACTTGACTTCCGTTATCAGGAGGTACATTTTCTACTGGCAGGAGTTCTGTCCAAACCTCAGGAAATCACCAAGGGGTAATTGTCTTCATCAGTGTGTGCTCAGTACaaaacatattgtcttttacaacaacaacatttgttgttgaaaacatttatattctttgtttttgtttctctttgctCTCAGGTTCCTCCTGATATCTGTTTCTATGAGGAGATTGAAGACACCAGACAACTTTCTGCCTCAGACACTGGATCTTTTTCAGTTTACTCTACTGCTCAACTACCCACAATCCTCGCTGATCCTGAAACTGTTTATTCAAACATAGAGTTATCCACAATTCTCTGTGATTCTACTGTTTATTCTACTATTCAACGACCCTCAATCCCCTCTGATCAGGACATCTACTCCACAGCTCAGTTACCCACACGTCTCTCGGCTGAGAAATCTGATGAAGGTCTGACTTAGGCAGCAGTGAGTTTTCACTCCAGGGCCACCAGCTCTAATGATGCAGTTCCACAGATTCTCTTTAAGAAGGAAGAGGTCTCGTGTGACTATGATACAGTCAGTCATGTTAATTCATGTGGCTAGTTTCTCATCATTAGTGCTGCAACCATGTGGCACTGGAACTCTACcgctttgttttcttcttcatcatcatcaaaatatGTTGGTTATTATTAGGCAAAAAAAAGACTGATAAGTGGTCATTATTTTTTCAAGATTAAGTCTGTGAGGATTGCGGGAGTGGAttctacggaagcccta from Ictalurus furcatus strain D&B chromosome 11, Billie_1.0, whole genome shotgun sequence carries:
- the LOC128614978 gene encoding uncharacterized protein LOC128614978, whose product is MLTVSIRNVTEQDSGEYWCGAEAAWTSDHGYKVYFTQIDLTVTDPFVPVSTSKPTQPSSSPSSSSSSESAPASPPAGFPVSIVITVSVILLLLLIAISFLFVILQKTHKNQGGTFSTGRSSVQTSGNHQGVPPDICFYEEIEDTRQLSASDTGSFSVYSTAQLPTILADPETVYSNIELSTILCDSTVYSTIQRPSIPSDQDIYSTAQLPTRLSAEKSDEGLT
- the LOC128614977 gene encoding uncharacterized protein LOC128614977, which codes for MFRDALSTIQLDLQAVKTQQAGDKVATEATISTLKGTVGEMQHAISGCTDDIVHMKTTIESLTATVTQLENKREDLELRSWRNNVRIVGVPEGADTCTTAAVAALLKEAFGLEKEPVLDRSHWTLQTKPKPGERPRAIVCRFHYHSDCVDILRRARELQQIKTRDLTISVFPDYTAKTDRARAAFNEVRRQLRRIEGARYGILHPARLHITYNGVQKDFISAEEAGDYVKLLISG